CGAGAATATTCCCCAGCGAACCACCACTGCCCTGCTCCAGTCTGCGTTGGACGTCCTCTTGCAAATTCATGAGTGCGGACACCTGGCCGAGCGTCATGTCTGCGGCAGCCCTCGCATCGGCGCGCAAGGGAGCATAGGCAGGGCTGTTGAATGCCTGAGCGGCCTCTCGCAGCACCTCTTGAGGATAGCCTCCAAGACGCTGACTTCCGCTCCCATAGAAGCCGGGAACCAGCACATCCTCAGCCACACCGCCCCGCATCGCATTGGGCTTGTTGATGAGCTCCTCGACCAGAGGATGATCCTGCATTCGTTCATTCGTAGTTTGGTTGAGCTTCGGAAGTCCCTCCTTGGAAAGAATGTAAGAAGTCAGCGCCTCACTGGCGGCCTTTTGCTTTTCCTGCTCCAAGATGGCAGCAAATTCCTCGCGCGTGGGCTGCCGTTCCTGACTCGCGAGCGTCCCCTGAGTCAGGCTGGGCAACGCCTCGGCAGAGGCGGATGACACCGGGCTGCCACCGGAATGCCCACCACCTGCCGCTACAGTGGCGGTACCCGCTTGCGCCGAGGCACTTTCGCTTCGGAAGGGCTTCAAGAAATCCATGTCCCTGAAGTGCCACGAGCCGAACGCGAGGGCTACCCCCACTCCGACGGCACAGGGGGCGGCAATGACCCAGCGGAGAGTTTTGGGCGAGGACATGACCAGAATCCTTGGCTACAACCGTGCAACAGTCACCATTTCAGCAGCACTTTCGCAAGCTGGCGATGGAAAATTCACCATTCGACAGACTACGCATCAAAGAGTAAAGCCACACACCCATGAGAAACGGAATGCGAGCACCGGCGTTTCTGGTCACGCTGGCTGTTCTGGCAGCTGGCATGCTGGTTCTGTTGTCGATTTCAGACTCGCTGCTCGGAGCCCTCTTCTTTTTGCCGTTTTCCCTGGGGCCGCTCTTCGTGTCACTAATCCTCGCTGCAAAATCGCCGGGCAGGCTTTCTCAGAGGCTGCTCCTCGCAAGTTCCATTCTCTATGCGGTGTGGTTCGGATACATCTATTTGGAGGCGTTTCACTGGCATGTAGACCCACAGAGTGCGGTGGCCATGGTTTTCATCGGGCTGCTTTCGCTGCCTGTGATGATCCCCGTCTGGATTGTCTCCCTCCTGCAGATAGGTCGGAGTACCGCCCCTGGCGCTCCCATCGGGACAGATCGTCCATCCGCATAGACCAATAACACTCCCGTTGGACCGGCCCTTTTTCCGGGGCCCCCATCAGGCAGTTTGGGCTGGCCACCTTCCGGATCAGCATCCTTTTCCTGACGCGCGGCCTCATTCAAACTTCTGATGGGGTCCATCAGGAAGTGCAATTGGGCAATCAGCGGTCGCAGAGGCATCCTGGGACGTAATCCTTTCCCAAGAGAACACCCCACCGCCCCTTCTCAACCATACCACCCTGTCGCCATGGAACTCTACCAACTCCGCACCTTTCTTACCGTCGCAGAGGAGGGTCATCTGACTCGGGCTGCGGAGAAGCTTTTCACCAGCCAGCCGGCGGTGAGCGGGCAAATTCGAGCTCTGGAGGATGAGTTGGGCATGAAGCTCTTCGAGCGCAGCTCACGCGGCATGCAGCTCACCCAGGCGGGCAAGGCCCTGTGCGAACAAGCACGGCGCGTGGTGAATGCGGCACGCGACTTCAAACACAGCGCCGATGGCCTGCGCGGAGCCGTCTCCGGTGAACTCGTTCTGGGCCTGAACAACCGTCCGGAGATCCTGCGACTCATGGAGGTGCTGCAGGAGCTCACGCTGCGGCATGCGGATCTCCGCTACGAGCTGGTCAATGGAAGCAGCGGCGTGATCATTCAGGGTTTGGAGGAAGGCAGCATCTCGATTGGTTTCTTCGAGGGGCAATGTGAAAGCCCGAAGATCACCCACCATGAGCTGGACACCATCGAGCTATGCCTCGCTGCTCCCGCCGAGTGGGCGGAGGAACTGTCCACGCCCGATTGGAAGGCGCTGGAAAGCAAGCCGTGGATCTTTGTCTCACCCATGTGCTCCTACTTCCGGACCATCCAGCACATCTGCCGCGAACAAGGTCTGCAGATCGCCCCACGCTTCCGGGTGAATGAAGAGCTGACGGTACTCAATCTCGTGGCGGAAGGACTCGGTGTCACCCTCTTGGCCAAACGCCAGATTGAATTGCACCAGTTTGAGGGACGCGTGGTTCCCCTGCCCCACTTCCGTGCCGTGGTGCCACTCAGTCTGGGCTACCTCACCGAGCGCGCCAATGACCCGGCCATCATGGCCGTGCGCGACACGGTGCTGGATGTGTGGGGCAAGCCCATGGGCACAAACGCGCCTCTGGTCCCACCATCCCGCCGCGGCGCCCAAACGACGACGTCCACGACCAATTCTTCCAACCTTCGCAGGCAATGACCATGAGAGCTTCACTTTGGTTTGATGAGGCGACACTGGATCGCGGAGCCGCAGATTCTGCAAGTAGCCGTACTCGTCCCGCAGAATCATCCAGGCGACCGGCACCTCGGACGCCTGCGGTGCAACTGGAGCGCGGCTGCATCTTTAGCAGGCCGTTGGAAGAAGGAGAATGCGTGTCTGTGATGGTCACCACCGGCCATGCATGGATTACCATGGAATGCGATGTGAGGGATCACGTTCTCGCTGCCAATGACGAACGCGTGTTCGCCGGGCCAGGACTGCTTGTGATCGAAGGTCTGGAGCAGGGAGCGCGGCTTCAATTGAAGAGCGCTTCCTAGACACCTCGGAGACTGGGGAGGCGAACACCCTTCACGCATTCCTACAAAGCCGGGCGCGCTGTTTCTGGCAATATGTGAAGAGGTTCATTCTCCCGCCTCGCCCGGATCTCGGGAATGGCATGTGCGCATTTGTCGGGCAGGCGGCTTTTCACAGCTGGCAAAAAGGTCCTGGCAAACCAGGCCTCGCGAACCGGCGCCCAGAAGTAGCGCATTTCTGTTTCCGCATTCCGGGCCGTTGCCATGGCCTTACCACTCATCTCTTTCTCATGCGCGTAGGTCCCACCCGGTGGAATGACCACGCCGTTCCCCGTAGTTCCCTTTAACTGGCAGAAGTACGACACCGGCTTGTTCGCCGCGTGCAAGGTGCCACCGTAGTAGACCACGGGATACTTCGAGATATTCTCCACGCGGAGTTCCACAGGCGATTGCTTCCTGGCAATCTCGTCCGGTGACGGGCGGTCCATGTGAAAGCGCAGGGGATTCCTCTCCCGCCACGGTAGATATTCAAGGATACCCCATGACCCCACGCAGAGGAGCAGCGCAAGAAGCGGGATCCACCTGTGGCCGTACGTCATGGAGCCGAGGACCTTCAACATGCCAGATATCTCACACGGTACGCAGCCTGATCAGTGAACTTTCACGCGCACAGCGGCCCGCAAGCCACATGCTGCGGGACATCACGAGGGTTCTCGCCTTTCATGGACTGGCGCCTGAAGGGACTGATACTCCCGTCTCCACCGGATGTCGGGCAGCTCATTCACCCTAGTCTGGGCCAGGCACCGTCCCATCGTGGGGAGAAAGGTCCTTGCGCACCATCTCACCTTTCGGCGCCCACTGATAGCATGTCCACATCCTCGAATCACGAACCAGTCCCAGAAAACCGTTCCTCAACCCTTCACGACGCACGTATGCTCCACCAAGCTTGATGATAACGCCAGCGCCGTTGCTTCTCGCATCGAATAGTACCATGAGGATTCATGTCCTGCCTGCCCTGCAAGTGGATGGAGGTATTAAAGCAGGCAGATACTCAAGGACCCCCAGCAGAGCGGTGCACAGGAGCAGGACAAGGAGTGAAATGCACTTGATGGTCCGTGTTCATGGGATTGCGAGCCAATCTTCTCACTTCACGAGGGCAAAGAAGCGCCTCCGCGACGCCCTGCTTACGCCATGCGTTTTTACCTTACAGTCAGATAATTTTTTACGACAAATTGTAAAAAATCGTTGCATTTCCTTTCAGGAAATGTTTCTCCTTGCACTACTAGGTGCAGACAACTCGCCAGGTTCATCTCACGCGGAGTGTGCTGACACCTTGACTCACCATCATCATGAGAACTACGCTCCAACTTTGTGCGTCGGTCCTGCTCACTCTCGGACTCAGTGGAATTCCCACCAGTCTCTCCGCAGAGGAACAGGTGAAAATCACCATCGAGAAGGATGGCACCAAAACAACCTATGAGGTGCCCAAGTGGAAGGCCGATGCCATCATCCACGGCTACAGTCTCAAAGCTTCCGACAGCGCACCAGCCGCGAGAAGTCGAGCAACGGGGAGAGCCGCACCTACGGCTGAGGCTTCCGCGATGAGAGCGGGCCCGTCTACTGGCGGCCAACCCACCGCTGAGCCATCACTCCTGGGAATACCGTTGGATGCGGCGCCTCTGAGGACAGGGCGCTCCATCACAGCTGGTGCTGCGGCAATGGAAGACAGTTCGGCTGCCATGGCCCGCTTCCAACCTGGCTTCCGCGCTCAAGTCATCGAGCCCCCGCTCGATGCTGCCCTCGTAGCGAATCCGAGGGGCGGACCGGACTCGCCAATGATGCCCTACCCTGCGCCCAATGAGCCGGCGCGTGAGCAGCAAGGATTCCTTGGAGCTCTGCGGCTTCGGGCGGCATGGGACCCCCAGAAGATTTTCCAGTGGAACGCGGAAGAACTCCAATGGTACGAAGATGAATCCGCCCTCGACTCCAACGGGGCGGAATTTGGATGGACCCAGAACAGGCTGACCGACGATGAAAGCTGGACAGCCAAGGGCGTGCTCTTTTACCCGATGCTGTTCAACTCAAAACCGACCAGACAATTTGTGCTGGTGCCAAGCATTGAGTTCAACCGGGACACTTCCACCGATGGCACGCCGAATGAGGTCAACTCGCTGTATGGGCGGCTGGGGATCGACATCAATTTCCTGGACATTAGGGAAGCAGACGTCCAGGGCTTCATCATGCGTGCCGCCATTGGCTATCAAACAGACTTTGATTTTGAAAGCGGCCAGTGGATTCTCGAAGTACACCCCATCGAGATGGTCAATGAGAAATACGGTATTGGCACTTTTGCCTCACGCGATGACCGCAGTGGATGGGTGATGCCGGGCGCACTGCGTCAAAAAGTCGTGATCACTCCCATTGTCTCTCTGGCCTCCGTTGAAGACATCGGGAACAAGATCCTGCTAGGAGAACTGGACGACACATACGGCACCGTGGGTGTCAAAGCCAGCTTGGATTTCGAACTGGCGTTCCTTCCGAAACCCTTCAACACCACCAAGATTGGAGCGGAGGGACGCTGGTGGACCACCCTCGGAGGCAACGAAGAGAGCTACAGTTACATTGATGCCCACATCGAAATCCCCTTCTTTGGTTCATCAGATCAGCTTACTTTGAAGGCATTCTATCGCGAGGGTGATACTCCCGACACGCTTGAGGAAGTCGATTTGTTCGGAGCCGTCATCACCGCAAAATTCTAGGATGAAGATCGGGGGCATTCTTAGAATGTCCCCGGATTCATTTCCACACACTACGCGACCGCCGTCGAACAAAAAGCCTTATGAACGGACGAGCTCAACGATTGAAATGGTCGGCCATTTGCCAAGCAACCATCGTGGTCGTGGCGAGCGTCACACTAGCTGCGTGCAAGTCTCCTGGCGTGAATAGGGTTTCCGCGCCTGGAGGATGGGGGAAGTATGTCGGAACCATCCGAACGGAATGGCAGCCAGACGGTCGGGACATGCGTCTGCTGGAAGATGTGCACTACATTGCGGGGGATGGACGAAACTGGCCCGCGTTGAAAGGCAGCACCATCAATGGAGCCTCCATTCCCAAGGCCTTCTGGTGCACCGTGGGAGGACCGTACGAGGGAGCATATCGGGAAGCATCAGTCTTCCATGACATCGCGTGCGACGAGAAGAAGGCACGGTGGCAGGACGTCCATCGCATGTTCTACACAGGCATGCGATGCTCCGGTGTCTCCGAATCAAAGTCGAAGGTGATGTACACCGCCGTCTATCGCTTTGGCCCACGCTGGCCGGAACCTGGAACCGCGAGATCCTCAGCAAGAATGGCTGCTTTCTTGCCTGCTCGCCAGCCCACGGAAGCAGAGGCGCATGCTGTGGAGGAATGGGTGGAGCGACGGAATCCAAGTCTCGAGGAGATCGAAAGAACGACGGCTATTCCCGGAGCGCCCGGTCCTTGATCGCGGCCCCAGCACCCAGGCAGGCGAACACAAGCCTTCAAAACGGCGCCATGAGGGAGGGATCCGTGGCGGCGTCCTTGGCTTTCTTCTTCTGCTTGGCGGCGAAGGCGGCGTCGCTGGTGGGGTCGAGATTTTCCTCCTCCTTCTCGGCCTCGTCTTCGACCATATCGAGCTCCACGCGGAGGTTTTGGACGATGTACTCCTGGCGCTCGGGCGTGTTCTTGCCCATGTAGAAGGAGAGCAGCTCTTTGATATTCTTGTGCTCGGGCATGAGCACGGGCTCAAGACGCATCTTGGGTCCGATGAAGTGCTTGAACTCATCGGGTGAGATTTCACCCAGACCTTTGAAGCGGGTAATTTCCGGATTACGGCCGAGTTTCGCGATGGCCTTTTTCTTCTCTTCCTCGCTGTAGCAGTAGATGGTTTCCTTCTTGTTGCGCACGCGGAAGAGCGGCGTGGTGAGGACGTGCACGTGCCCGCGGCGGATGACTTCCGGGAAGAACTGCAGGAAGAACGTGATCATCAGCAGACGGATGTGCATGCCGTCCACATCC
The Roseimicrobium gellanilyticum DNA segment above includes these coding regions:
- a CDS encoding LysR family transcriptional regulator — translated: MELYQLRTFLTVAEEGHLTRAAEKLFTSQPAVSGQIRALEDELGMKLFERSSRGMQLTQAGKALCEQARRVVNAARDFKHSADGLRGAVSGELVLGLNNRPEILRLMEVLQELTLRHADLRYELVNGSSGVIIQGLEEGSISIGFFEGQCESPKITHHELDTIELCLAAPAEWAEELSTPDWKALESKPWIFVSPMCSYFRTIQHICREQGLQIAPRFRVNEELTVLNLVAEGLGVTLLAKRQIELHQFEGRVVPLPHFRAVVPLSLGYLTERANDPAIMAVRDTVLDVWGKPMGTNAPLVPPSRRGAQTTTSTTNSSNLRRQ
- a CDS encoding DUF2917 domain-containing protein yields the protein MRASLWFDEATLDRGAADSASSRTRPAESSRRPAPRTPAVQLERGCIFSRPLEEGECVSVMVTTGHAWITMECDVRDHVLAANDERVFAGPGLLVIEGLEQGARLQLKSAS
- a CDS encoding DUF1353 domain-containing protein, which encodes MRLLEDVHYIAGDGRNWPALKGSTINGASIPKAFWCTVGGPYEGAYREASVFHDIACDEKKARWQDVHRMFYTGMRCSGVSESKSKVMYTAVYRFGPRWPEPGTARSSARMAAFLPARQPTEAEAHAVEEWVERRNPSLEEIERTTAIPGAPGP